From Lampris incognitus isolate fLamInc1 chromosome 13, fLamInc1.hap2, whole genome shotgun sequence, one genomic window encodes:
- the ogfrl1 gene encoding opioid growth factor receptor-like protein 1 yields MGNLLGGWRYREPSTVEECDSTWESDSESDEPPAEGDSGVSESVSPAETGRGGADPGDTTSPQLTESPEFAPKMKRSFYAARDLYKYRHSYPNYKQSRQSNEYRNLRFYLNKIPLVPDGIFIEEILTKWRGDYDKLEHNHTYIQWLFPLREQGLNFYAQELTQDEIKEFQSSREAKRRFLAAYSLMLDFYGIKLLDKNGNVARAPNWQERFQHLNESQHNYLRITRILKSLGELGYEAFKPPLVRLFLEESLCHATLPNMQHSALEYYVYTVRSPARRRRLLRYARQHYRPAHAFLWGPPPKRRGVGGGGGGAGSSGIRAPAPTPEQHRKGEETAIATTMAAGIIVSSHGTAASHDVSSVEGKGCAVLSSKIVGLEGTLMMAGARGERNNYDKMYPL; encoded by the exons ATGGGAAATCTGCTGGGCGGTTGGCGTTACAGGGAGCCGAGCACCGTGGAGGAATGCGACTCGACGTGGGAGTCGGACTCGGAGAGCGACGAGCCGCCGGCCGAAGGTGACAGCGGCGTCTCCGAGTCTGTCAGCCCGGCGGAGACGGGGCGAGGCGGCGCCGACCCGGGCGACACGACGTCCCCGCAG ctgacagaatCACCAGAATTTGCACCGAAGATGAAAAGGAGTTTCTATGCTGCCAGGGACCTCTACAAATACCGTCACAGCTACCCG AACTACAAGCAGTCTCGGCAGTCCAATGAATACCGGAACCTGCGGTTCTACCTGAACAAGATCCCTCTCGTGCCAGATG GGATCTTCATAGAAGAGATTCTCACCAAGTGGAGAGGAGACTATGACAAACTGGAGCACAATCACACCTACATCCAGTG gcttTTCCCATTAAGAGAACAAGGGCTCAACTTCTACGCACAAGAACTGACTCAGGATGAGATCAAA GAATTCCAAAGCAGCCGTGAAGCCAAGAGGAGATTCCTGGCGGCCTACTCGCTCATGCTGGACTTTTACGGTATCAAGCTCCTGGATAAGAACGGGAACGTCGCCCGAGCTCCAAACTGGCAGGAGCGCTTCCAGCACCTCAATGA GTCTCAGCACAACTACCTGCGGATCACGCGGATCTTGAAGTCTTTGGGGGAGTTGGGCTATGAGGCCTTCAAGCCTCCGCTGGTCCGGCTGTTTCTGGAGGAGTCGCTGTGCCACGCCACCCTGCCCAACATGCAGCACAGCGCCCTGGAATATTACGTCTACACCGTCCGCTCACCGGCCAGACGCCGACGCCTGCTCCGCTACGCCCGCCAGCACTACCGGCCCGCCCACGCCTTTCTCTGGGGGCCCCCGCCAAAGAGGCGTGGGGTGGGTGGCGGCGGAGGAGGCGCTGGTAGCAGTGGGATCAGAGCACCAGCACCCACACCAGAGCAGCATAGGAAGGGCGAGGAGACCGCCATCGCCACCACTATGGCCGCTGGGATTATCGTGTCGTCACACGGAACCGCGGCCTCGCATGATGTGTCCAGTGTAGAGGGGAAGGGCTGCGCTGTGCTCAGCTCCAAGATTGTCGGTTTGGAGGGCACGTTGATGATGGccggagcgagaggagagaggaacAACTATGACAAAATGTACCCCTTATAG